One window of the Lytechinus pictus isolate F3 Inbred chromosome 5, Lp3.0, whole genome shotgun sequence genome contains the following:
- the LOC129260123 gene encoding uncharacterized protein LOC129260123 produces the protein MAASSVKCLVQGLIKSHRIMLFSKSYCPFCLMAKSVLQEAGATKVKVLEIEERTDEQDIQDVLLDLTGVRTVPSVFLDQDYLGGGTDLQRMMEEGQLQKLLREKGLLNGNGSSADR, from the exons ATGGCAGCCTCCAGTGTGAAAtg CCTAGTCCAAGGGCTCATCAAAAGCCACCGGATCATGCTTTTCTCCAAGAGCTACTGTCCATTCTGCCTGATGGCTAAGTCCGTCCTACAAGAGGCTGGTGCTACTAAGGTAAAGGTCTTGGAGATTGAAGAAAGGACAGACGAACAGGATATCCAG GATGTTCTTCTGGACTTGACGGGTGTTAGGACTGTTCCCAGTGTGTTCCTGGACCAGGACTACCTCGGAGGAGGAACCGACCTACAAAGGATGATGGAAGAAGGGCAATTACAGAAGCTTCTCAGGGAAAAGGGTCTTTTGAACGGTAATGGCAGCTCTGCAGACAGATAA